A window of Fibrobacter sp. UWB11 contains these coding sequences:
- a CDS encoding NPCBM/NEW2 domain-containing protein, giving the protein MKNKAIQYFLIWGVICLLANLFCSNAAAFGGDQNYWVDWVKQLSKNGLERFNGNYPPLYVFWLWIVAQVHNLANIPIEKGTLIKFFCLWPVFFGHVGLVDLASRLVARYNLPKLSAHLALAFVALNPALLLDGPIWGQVDLFPCIFGIAALYCINFRGLLKYASMFFALALLAKFQMILLLPIFGGIFLRRYKQSWRGLPLMAVAIVLVLLPFFVAGNLSGLLTHAYLNTTEQYPFSTYNAANIWMFFVGNTSRDANPLFGLSPEGIGFLLSPSWIGKILFVIVSAYILKCALFAKTLRRTFELATWEAFAFFLVLPGMHERYLIYAVPFACVWMVLETKKAWIWTLLVTAVCAMNISMVNGFKGADLWVPVSGIAILVFVAGIVHNFAPKAFPALIEKLARIPFPRFTPYVVLALFLFPMLIAEIVGLMPVNVELRDNQFYLTDLPIDHYTQQYGSPKKGRSVDGATLTVRGQQYKNGIGTHANSELFFKMPADADSLEFVVAVDDEAGGGGSVRFIVATPEETLWKGDVVFGNKKPQSGKVYIGGKQTIILKADADGDNAYDHADWLNIIVTKRK; this is encoded by the coding sequence GTGAAAAATAAGGCTATTCAATATTTTTTGATATGGGGTGTTATCTGTCTCCTTGCGAACTTGTTCTGCTCGAATGCGGCCGCTTTTGGTGGCGACCAGAATTATTGGGTAGATTGGGTCAAGCAATTATCAAAAAATGGGCTTGAGCGCTTTAACGGCAACTATCCTCCGCTTTACGTTTTTTGGCTGTGGATCGTGGCGCAAGTTCATAACTTGGCGAACATCCCGATAGAAAAGGGAACGCTCATCAAGTTCTTCTGCCTTTGGCCTGTTTTCTTTGGCCATGTGGGGCTTGTAGATTTGGCGAGCCGTTTGGTGGCGCGTTATAATTTGCCGAAACTTTCTGCGCATTTGGCTCTCGCCTTTGTGGCTTTGAATCCGGCGCTTTTGCTCGATGGCCCGATTTGGGGACAGGTAGATTTGTTCCCTTGCATTTTTGGAATCGCGGCTCTTTATTGCATCAATTTCCGCGGCTTGCTCAAATACGCTTCGATGTTCTTTGCGCTTGCGCTCTTGGCAAAGTTCCAGATGATTTTGCTTTTGCCGATTTTCGGCGGCATTTTCCTCCGTCGCTATAAGCAATCCTGGCGCGGTCTCCCGCTCATGGCGGTTGCAATTGTACTTGTGCTCTTGCCGTTCTTTGTGGCAGGGAATTTGTCGGGGCTTTTGACTCACGCTTACTTGAATACGACGGAACAGTACCCGTTCTCGACTTACAATGCTGCTAACATTTGGATGTTCTTTGTCGGCAATACGAGTCGCGATGCAAATCCGCTTTTTGGACTTTCTCCAGAAGGAATCGGCTTTTTGCTTTCGCCGTCGTGGATTGGAAAGATTTTATTCGTGATTGTCTCGGCATATATTTTGAAGTGTGCTCTTTTTGCAAAGACGCTCCGCCGCACGTTTGAACTTGCAACTTGGGAAGCGTTCGCGTTCTTCCTTGTGCTGCCGGGCATGCATGAACGTTACTTGATTTACGCAGTTCCGTTTGCTTGCGTGTGGATGGTTCTCGAAACAAAGAAGGCTTGGATTTGGACTTTGCTTGTGACTGCCGTTTGTGCCATGAACATTTCCATGGTCAACGGCTTCAAGGGCGCTGATTTGTGGGTCCCAGTTTCGGGGATTGCGATACTTGTTTTTGTGGCCGGCATTGTGCATAATTTTGCACCGAAGGCGTTCCCTGCGTTGATTGAAAAACTTGCCCGTATTCCGTTCCCGCGCTTTACACCATACGTAGTGCTTGCGCTGTTCCTCTTCCCGATGCTCATCGCTGAAATTGTGGGACTCATGCCGGTGAATGTGGAACTCCGTGATAACCAGTTCTACCTTACGGATTTGCCGATTGACCATTACACGCAACAGTACGGTAGCCCGAAAAAGGGACGTTCGGTCGACGGTGCAACGCTTACGGTTCGTGGTCAGCAATACAAGAATGGTATTGGCACGCACGCCAATTCTGAATTGTTCTTTAAGATGCCGGCCGATGCTGATTCGTTGGAATTTGTTGTTGCCGTTGATGATGAAGCAGGTGGCGGTGGTTCTGTTCGCTTTATTGTTGCAACTCCCGAAGAAACGCTTTGGAAAGGTGATGTGGTCTTTGGCAATAAAAAGCCGCAATCGGGTAAGGTCTATATTGGCGGCAAGCAGACGATTATCCTCAAGGCCGATGCTGATGGCGATAACGCTTATGACCATGCGGATTGGCTGAACATCATCGTGACAAAGAGGAAGTGA
- a CDS encoding acyltransferase: MQQISKEIDNFLTPDDTKIMKGIAIIWMLLHHLWFFPVRIPGGGFDSLFTVFNIPAVTYFGIFGKICVPMFFFFGGYGVYKSSFGKRYDIVGRLKRLYFTYWSVFLVFIPIGFLFFSSQDPYCADPFIYTRYSRFVHREVISNFLGFTSTYNREWWFLISYVFALVTFPFIRAIIDRFSARVNIFLAVVVALLFAHIFPGLKTVTALGVLGNSHMYLRFFCQIAPYAACFWMGAIVARNGLLDRLNNSAKQHGLLTPLTDIAIWCLVIAMRQNEVGDIFDIFFIPVLTVASMDLLNRTKLLKKGIWYIGRQSTYMWLIHSFFCYYFGLPAKIVTATGLAIPSLVTLIVMTYIASILLGYFWKGVGILYQKGNSIKISFKRSGVSSEK; encoded by the coding sequence ATGCAACAAATCTCAAAAGAAATAGATAATTTTTTGACGCCCGACGATACCAAAATCATGAAGGGAATCGCAATCATCTGGATGCTTCTCCATCATCTTTGGTTTTTCCCTGTTCGAATTCCAGGTGGCGGGTTCGATAGCCTTTTTACCGTTTTCAATATACCGGCGGTCACTTATTTTGGCATTTTTGGCAAAATTTGCGTTCCGATGTTTTTCTTCTTTGGCGGTTATGGCGTGTATAAAAGCTCCTTTGGGAAACGTTACGATATCGTAGGGCGCCTCAAGAGACTTTATTTCACTTATTGGAGCGTTTTCCTTGTATTTATTCCGATTGGTTTTCTCTTCTTTTCTTCGCAAGACCCTTATTGCGCGGATCCGTTTATTTATACGCGATATAGTAGGTTTGTACATAGGGAGGTGATTTCGAACTTTTTAGGTTTTACATCGACCTATAACAGGGAATGGTGGTTCCTGATAAGTTATGTATTCGCTTTGGTGACTTTCCCGTTTATCAGGGCTATTATCGACCGATTCTCTGCACGAGTCAATATTTTCCTAGCGGTTGTCGTTGCTTTGCTGTTTGCTCATATTTTCCCTGGCTTGAAAACGGTGACTGCTCTTGGCGTTCTCGGAAATAGCCACATGTACCTTCGATTCTTCTGCCAGATTGCTCCTTATGCCGCTTGCTTCTGGATGGGGGCAATTGTTGCGAGAAACGGACTTCTTGATCGTTTGAATAATTCTGCAAAGCAACATGGACTTTTGACTCCTTTGACGGATATTGCTATTTGGTGCCTTGTTATTGCCATGCGTCAAAATGAAGTGGGCGATATCTTTGATATCTTCTTTATTCCAGTCTTGACTGTTGCAAGCATGGACTTGTTGAATCGCACCAAACTCTTGAAAAAGGGAATCTGGTATATTGGCCGTCAAAGCACTTATATGTGGCTTATCCATTCGTTCTTCTGCTACTACTTTGGATTGCCGGCAAAGATTGTCACAGCAACGGGATTGGCTATTCCGTCCCTTGTGACCCTTATTGTGATGACGTATATCGCTTCGATTCTTTTGGGATATTTCTGGAAAGGAGTTGGTATTCTTTACCAAAAAGGCAATTCTATAAAGATCAGTTTTAAACGTTCGGGAGTGTCCAGTGAAAAATAA
- a CDS encoding acyltransferase, translating into MPQIKSKDHSIELVRIIACLLVIMAHSQLGVVENSAIVSGRLAFSTFIADDVPLFLLVTGFFFFGRIKSDSDIIQVFPYKAKSFLSRVYIPTVVYILISIFYRYFTEHLPSIANADWDYLGRFIFRLAPGDHLWYICTYMSFIFFFPMLAFVCQDNPQKNKLRHILLGIAIAGAVVGDIQYFFKMSMFDLDKFLWGYCTIFLILGYELSLFIRKFDNRQKKLFAIGIVIYLLGFFIKFGLQNYMFSEYGYVNNRFRWLQCSPCFITATGMFITVYGLGNFIKANNIPTRIINYIGSCTFAIYLFHMLVIGATRPWQRELIGKFDNAKTFFDAAAYYISYALVVFGISLVVAIIFKYVVEKPVAKLFSKKEPRQA; encoded by the coding sequence ATGCCCCAGATAAAGAGCAAAGACCATTCCATTGAACTCGTCAGAATTATCGCATGCTTACTCGTTATTATGGCGCATAGCCAGCTAGGCGTTGTAGAAAACAGTGCCATTGTAAGCGGAAGGCTTGCATTTTCGACATTTATCGCAGACGATGTTCCGCTATTTCTCTTGGTCACGGGTTTCTTTTTCTTCGGGAGAATCAAAAGCGATTCCGACATTATCCAAGTATTCCCCTACAAGGCAAAATCCTTCCTGTCGCGCGTTTACATTCCGACTGTTGTCTACATTCTGATTAGCATTTTCTACCGCTATTTCACGGAACATTTGCCGTCTATTGCAAACGCAGACTGGGATTACCTTGGACGATTCATTTTCAGGCTCGCTCCAGGAGACCATCTGTGGTACATTTGTACTTACATGTCCTTTATTTTCTTTTTCCCGATGCTTGCATTTGTCTGCCAAGACAATCCGCAAAAGAACAAATTAAGACACATTTTGCTTGGAATCGCCATTGCAGGCGCCGTAGTTGGCGACATTCAGTATTTCTTTAAAATGAGCATGTTCGATCTCGACAAATTCCTTTGGGGCTACTGCACCATATTCCTCATTCTCGGCTATGAACTTTCGTTGTTCATCCGCAAGTTCGACAATCGACAGAAAAAACTTTTTGCAATTGGAATCGTAATTTACTTACTCGGATTTTTCATCAAGTTCGGCCTGCAAAATTACATGTTCTCCGAATACGGCTATGTCAACAATCGCTTCCGCTGGCTCCAATGTTCGCCTTGCTTTATCACGGCAACAGGAATGTTCATCACCGTCTATGGATTGGGCAATTTCATTAAGGCAAACAACATTCCAACCCGCATCATCAATTACATCGGGTCGTGCACGTTTGCAATTTACCTATTCCACATGTTGGTCATCGGAGCCACAAGACCATGGCAACGAGAACTTATTGGAAAGTTCGATAACGCAAAGACATTCTTCGATGCCGCAGCATACTACATCAGCTACGCGCTCGTCGTCTTCGGCATTTCGTTAGTTGTCGCAATAATCTTTAAATACGTTGTCGAAAAGCCTGTAGCAAAGCTCTTTAGCAAAAAAGAGCCTCGACAAGCTTAA